A stretch of Mobula birostris isolate sMobBir1 chromosome 2, sMobBir1.hap1, whole genome shotgun sequence DNA encodes these proteins:
- the sdhaf4 gene encoding succinate dehydrogenase assembly factor 4, mitochondrial, with product MSGRRILGPVVAVRRSVASRQCFVSWNSWRSSSSKTESQMNLKKEPLKKPETPVGRFDHPQQDPLGGDALERFPDDINPVTKEKDGPRGPEPTRYGDWERRGRCIDF from the exons ATGTCGGGGCGTCGGATTTTGGGGCCGGTGGTAGCGGTACGGCGTAGTGTCGCGTCACGGCAGT GTTTTGTCTCCTGGAACTCCTGGAGATCATCCAGCTCCAAAACTGAAAGTCAAATGAATTTGAAAAAGGAGCCTTTAAAAAAGCCTGAAACACCTGTTGGTCGCTTTGATCATCCACAACAGGATCCTTTGGGAGGAGATGCCCTGGAAA GGTTTCCTGATGACATCAATCCGGTTACAAAGGAAAAGGACGGACCAAGAGGTCCAGAGCCCACTCGCTATGGAGACTGGGAACGAAGGGGACGTTGTATTGACTTCTAG